Below is a window of Acidimicrobiales bacterium DNA.
GCCGGTGAAGGTGGGCCCGGCGCGGGTGGTCGGCCGGGTGCTCCGGGTGGGTCGGCGCCAGGTGGTGGTGCAGGCCGACGTGCTCGACATCGGCGACGACCGCCGCCTGGCCGCCTCCTCGACGCTCGCCTACACCCGCCTCTGAGCCACACCCCCACCCGAAATCTCGACAGAAGTGGTCGCTATAGCGCCATCCCTGTCGAAGTTTCGTGAGCCCGACCCCCGACCCCCGACTCGCGGGTCAGCCGTGGATGGGGCCGTCGGTGCGGCGGAGCGGCAGGGGTTCGGAGCGGCCGGTGCGGTCGGCGATGATCTCGGCGCAGATCGAGACCGCCGTCTCCTCCGGCGTGCGGGCGCCGATGTCGAGCCCGATCGGGGCCCGGACCCGGGCGAGGTCGGCCTCGTCGACCCCGGCCTCCCGCAGGCGGGCCAGCCGGTCGGCGTGCGTGCGGCGGCTGCCCATCGCTCCGACGTAGCCCGCCGACGTCGCCAGCGCCGCGGTGAGCGCGGGCACGTCGAACTTGGCGTCGTGGGTGAGCACGCACACCGCGTCGCGCGGGGTGAGCGACGCGCCGACCCGTCCCAGCAGGCGGTCGGGCCAGTCGACCACCACGTCGTCGGCCTGGCGGAAGCGGGACCGGGTGGCGAACACCTCGCGGGCGTCGCACACGGTCACCCGGTAGCCGAGCACCTTCGCCACCCGCACCAGGGCCCCGGTGAAGTCGACGGCCCCGAAGATCAGCATCTGCGGCGGCGGGGCGAAGGTCTCCACGAACACCGCCACCGCGCCCTCGCGGGCCTCGCCGTGCTCACCGTAGTGGCGCACCCCGGTGGTCCCCGCGGCCAGCTCGCCGCGGGTGTCACGGTCGACCACGCGGTCGAGGTCGGGATCGCCCAGCGAGC
It encodes the following:
- a CDS encoding XdhC/CoxI family protein, whose amino-acid sequence is MRDLLDDLDRWRRESVKVALARVVDVAGSGPREPGAAMAVDERSQVVGSVSGGCVEGAVVAEGLEVLESGEGRLVSFGYSDDDAFAVGLTCGGTVHLFVEPLTAWPEGMLDGLAAAIRAEQPVALATVIEGPGRGAKLLVRPGEPPLGSLGDPDLDRVVDRDTRGELAAGTTGVRHYGEHGEAREGAVAVFVETFAPPPQMLIFGAVDFTGALVRVAKVLGYRVTVCDAREVFATRSRFRQADDVVVDWPDRLLGRVGASLTPRDAVCVLTHDAKFDVPALTAALATSAGYVGAMGSRRTHADRLARLREAGVDEADLARVRAPIGLDIGARTPEETAVSICAEIIADRTGRSEPLPLRRTDGPIHG